Proteins encoded in a region of the Betaproteobacteria bacterium genome:
- the bamC gene encoding outer membrane protein assembly factor BamC: MHHRLLPVAVLLLSALAGCSGKVLEGRKVDYKSAKPAKQLDVPEDLSQPPVSDRYALPDAGPASYSQYNKEDPEKPKADALLPQVPGLRIERAGTQRWLVVDRPAEQVWPVLKEFWQEMGFIIGREAPDVGIIETDWAENRAKVPPSTLRKLLGKVIDQAYSTPERDKFRSRIERGADGRSSEIYITHRGMYEAYKETNRSGQNPTIWQPRPTEPELEMEMLAQLMLRLGAGDAVVARERIEAVKPAEPRAALGKLADGTPVLEVRDDFDRAWRRVGLALDRLGFTVQDRDRSSGLYFVRYQNPDTAKKESSFWSFFKRDPKAPEPDQYRVAVNEADAGSEVRVLNAQGQPEKSNTASRILALLEDDLR; encoded by the coding sequence ATGCATCACCGACTCCTTCCAGTTGCAGTACTTCTCCTTAGCGCCCTAGCAGGTTGTTCGGGCAAAGTCCTGGAAGGCCGGAAGGTGGACTATAAGTCCGCCAAGCCAGCCAAACAATTGGATGTGCCCGAAGACCTTTCCCAACCGCCGGTGTCCGATCGCTATGCCTTGCCGGACGCTGGACCAGCTTCCTATTCTCAATACAACAAGGAAGACCCGGAGAAACCCAAGGCGGACGCGCTCCTGCCTCAGGTACCTGGACTTCGCATCGAACGCGCGGGCACCCAGAGGTGGCTGGTGGTCGATCGTCCCGCGGAGCAAGTGTGGCCAGTGCTCAAGGAGTTCTGGCAGGAAATGGGATTCATCATCGGCCGCGAAGCGCCCGATGTGGGCATCATCGAGACGGATTGGGCGGAGAACCGCGCCAAGGTGCCGCCTTCAACCTTGCGAAAGTTGCTGGGCAAAGTAATCGACCAGGCGTACTCGACGCCCGAGCGCGACAAGTTCCGTAGCCGCATCGAGCGAGGCGCCGACGGGAGAAGCTCGGAGATTTATATCACCCACCGCGGCATGTATGAAGCCTACAAGGAGACCAATCGCAGCGGGCAGAACCCCACCATCTGGCAGCCGCGCCCCACGGAGCCGGAACTCGAAATGGAGATGCTGGCGCAGCTGATGCTGCGCCTGGGAGCTGGCGATGCGGTGGTGGCCAGGGAGCGGATCGAGGCGGTCAAGCCGGCCGAACCACGCGCCGCGCTCGGTAAACTCGCCGATGGGACTCCCGTGCTGGAAGTCAGGGATGACTTCGACCGCGCTTGGCGCCGGGTGGGACTCGCATTGGACCGGCTGGGCTTTACAGTGCAGGACCGTGACCGCTCCAGCGGCTTGTATTTCGTGCGCTATCAAAACCCGGATACCGCCAAAAAAGAAAGCTCGTTCTGGTCTTTCTTCAAACGGGACCCCAAGGCGCCCGAGCCAGATCAGTACCGCGTAGCGGTGAACGAAGCCGACGCGGGGTCCGAGGTCCGCGTGCTCAACGCCCAGGGCCAGCCGGAGAAATCTAATACCGCTTCGAGAATTCTCGCGTTGCTCGAGGATGATCTTCGTTAG
- a CDS encoding MBL fold metallo-hydrolase, which produces MRFAALGSGSQGNGLVVEHDGCRLLIDCGFSVAETSLRLARLGLEPKDLSAVLVTHEHDDHIGGVARLAAKFALPVWMTPGTLRGMERRFQSSDLNFIQGYRPFSIGGLHITPFPVPHDAREPAQFVFTDGKRRLGLLTDAGSVTPHMVSTLTGCDALLLECNHDAGLLQRGRYPAALKQRISGRWGHLDNVAAMQILREVDPAGTLRTVVAMHLSEENNHPDLVTTAIEAAARNFKGQVCVAYQDAGTPWLSIA; this is translated from the coding sequence ATGAGGTTCGCCGCGCTGGGCAGCGGTAGCCAGGGTAATGGGCTCGTTGTCGAGCACGATGGATGCCGGCTCCTCATCGACTGCGGATTCAGCGTCGCGGAGACTTCGCTTCGTCTTGCACGCTTGGGGCTCGAACCGAAGGATCTAAGCGCCGTGCTGGTGACCCATGAGCACGACGACCACATTGGAGGCGTGGCGCGGCTAGCGGCCAAATTCGCCTTGCCGGTGTGGATGACTCCGGGCACCTTGCGCGGCATGGAACGACGCTTCCAGTCCAGCGATCTGAATTTCATTCAGGGTTACCGGCCATTTTCCATCGGCGGCTTGCATATCACGCCTTTTCCAGTCCCTCACGATGCGCGCGAGCCCGCGCAATTCGTATTCACGGACGGCAAACGCCGGCTGGGGCTCCTGACCGATGCCGGTAGCGTGACGCCTCACATGGTCAGCACACTAACCGGATGCGATGCCTTGCTCCTGGAGTGCAACCACGATGCGGGCTTACTACAGCGTGGCCGCTATCCAGCGGCATTGAAGCAGCGCATCTCCGGACGTTGGGGTCATTTGGATAATGTTGCCGCCATGCAAATCCTAAGGGAAGTGGATCCCGCCGGAACCCTTCGCACGGTGGTGGCCATGCACCTGAGCGAGGAAAACAATCACCCAGACCTCGTAACGACCGCGATTGAAGCGGCGGCGAGAAATTTCAAGGGGCAGGTGTGCGTGGCGTACCAGGATGCCGGCACGCCGTGGTTATCGATTGCCTAG